One Tachypleus tridentatus isolate NWPU-2018 chromosome 3, ASM421037v1, whole genome shotgun sequence DNA window includes the following coding sequences:
- the LOC143246009 gene encoding uncharacterized protein LOC143246009 — translation MNYLFFSNMNHCNQSKSAEYPTAVSSSTTHQYYTNGGPISPNSWMNYLKEDAFCIVPYSDVYCSLGTMGSFFESQTLGSQHQNNPSCEQNLEEIRSKTTICHKKTCTRNNLQKSRPIPVVMKKRRLAANARERRRMHSLNIAFDQLREVVPSLGNDRKLSKYETLQVAQSYISALVGILEKD, via the coding sequence ATGAATTATCTGTTCTTCTCTAACATGAATCATTGTAACCAGTCAAAATCTGCCGAATACCCTACTGCAGTATCTAGTTCAACGACTCACCAGTATTATACAAACGGTGGTCCCATCTCACCAAACTCCTGGATGAACTATCTAAAGGAAGATGCTTTTtgcatcgtgccatacagtgatGTTTACTGTTCATTAGGAACTATGGGTTCATTTTTTGAATCACAAACATTAGGTTCTCAACATCAAAACAACCCATCCTGTGAACAAAATTTGGAAGAAATTCGATCAAAAACTACCATATGTCACAAGAAAACTTGTACCAGAAATAATCTTCAGAAATCTCGCCCTATTCCAGTCGTAATGAAAAAACGGCGTCTTGCAGCTAACGCCCGCGAACGACGCCGAATGCACAGTCTCAACATTGCCTTCGACCAGCTGCGGGAAGTGGTGCCTTCACTTGGAAACGACAGAAAACTGTCCAAATACGAGACATTGCAAGTGGCTCAAAGTTACATTTCAGCTTTAGTAGGAATTCTGGAAAAAGATTAA